The following nucleotide sequence is from Callithrix jacchus isolate 240 chromosome 12, calJac240_pri, whole genome shotgun sequence.
GGCCCTGAACGGCAGCTTGGGGCAAACGGGTCCATTCATTCTCTCACTTATGCCTGTTTTCCTCCTAGTGCACCAGGAAGTATCCAGTGATGGCATGAGCTGGACTCTACTGGGCCTGCCCGCAGTGTCCCATCTTGACTCCGGAGACTACATCTGCCAAGCCAAGAACTTTCTGGGAGCCTCTGAGACTGTTATCTCCCTGATCGTCACTGAGCCACAGACTTACACAGAACACAGTGGGAGCCCAGGAGCACTATGGGCAAGGACAGGTGGAGCGGGGGAAGCCGCTGCTTACAACAACAAGCTTGTGGCCAGGCATGTACCCCAGATTCCCAAACCTGCTGTCCTGGCCACTGGACCCTCTGTGCCCAGCACAAAGGAGGAACTTACCCTCCAGCACTTCCAGATGGATGTCCTGGGAGAGCTCTCTGATGGGCGGGTGGGACCCTCAGAGGCACAAATGGTGAGATCTGTGAAGGTAGTGGGGGACACTTACCACAGTGTGTCCTTGGTGTGGAAGGCGCCCCAGGCTAAGAACACAACTGCCTTCAATGTCCTCTATGCTGTCTTTGGGCAGCACAGCATGCGGCGGGTGATTGTGCAGCCTGGGGAGACCAGAGTGACCATCACTGGGCTGTTGCCCAAGACCAAGTATGTGGCCTGTGTCTGCGTGCAGGGCCTGGTGCCCCGGAAGGAGCAGTGTGTTATCTTCTCCACCAATGAAGTGGTGGATGCGGAGAACACCCAGCAGCTCATCAATGTGGTGGTGATTAGTGTGGCCGCTGTCATTGCCCTGCCTCTCACACTGCTTGTCTGCTGTGGTGCTCTTCAGAGGCGCTGCCGCAAGTGCCGCACCAGGGACTCCACTGAGGCCACAGTTACCTACGTCAACCTGGAGAGACTGGGCCATAGTGAGGATGGCTCAGAGGAGCTGTCCCGGCACAGCCTCAGCGAGGCTGACAGGCTTCTCTCAGCTCGTTCCAGTGTGGACTTTCAAGCCTTTGGAGTCAAAGGGGGCAGGAGAATCAATGAGTACTTCTGCTGAGGGATGTGCCTCCACCACTCACACACCTGCTCCATCCGCTCTCCTTCTTTAACTCTGACACTTGAGTACATGATCACCCACTCTTACCTGCTTGGGTACCTGCTTACTCAGTCACTTAGACataacagc
It contains:
- the LRIT1 gene encoding leucine-rich repeat, immunoglobulin-like domain and transmembrane domain-containing protein 1; amino-acid sequence: MRVAVSMLWLLALGWPPQARGFCPSQCSCSFHILGDGSKARTVVCNDPDMTLPPASIPPDTSRLRLERTAIRRVPAEAFRPLGRLEQLWLPYNALSELNALMLRGLRRLRELRLPGNRLAAFPWAALRDAPQLRLLDLQANRLSAVPPEAARFLENLTFLDLSSNQLLRLPQELIASWAHLKAGLFPPGHHPRLVLGLQDNPWVCDCQLYDLVHLLDGWAPNLAFIETELRCASPRSLARVAFSQLELRKCQGPELHPGVASIRSPLGGTALLRCGATGVPGPEMSWRRANGKPLNGTVHQEVSSDGMSWTLLGLPAVSHLDSGDYICQAKNFLGASETVISLIVTEPQTYTEHSGSPGALWARTGGAGEAAAYNNKLVARHVPQIPKPAVLATGPSVPSTKEELTLQHFQMDVLGELSDGRVGPSEAQMVRSVKVVGDTYHSVSLVWKAPQAKNTTAFNVLYAVFGQHSMRRVIVQPGETRVTITGLLPKTKYVACVCVQGLVPRKEQCVIFSTNEVVDAENTQQLINVVVISVAAVIALPLTLLVCCGALQRRCRKCRTRDSTEATVTYVNLERLGHSEDGSEELSRHSLSEADRLLSARSSVDFQAFGVKGGRRINEYFC